Proteins encoded by one window of Anomalospiza imberbis isolate Cuckoo-Finch-1a 21T00152 chromosome 20, ASM3175350v1, whole genome shotgun sequence:
- the RABEP1 gene encoding rab GTPase-binding effector protein 1 isoform X2 — MAQPGPSAQTEDALLQRVAELEKVNAEFLRTKQQLEQEFNQKRAKFKELYLAKEEDLKRQNAVLQAAQDDLGQLRTQLMEAHAEMENIKAIATVSETTKQEAIDEVKRQWQEEVASLQAIMKETVRDYELQYHHRMEQERAQWSQYRENMEREIAELRRRLSEGQEEENLENEMKKAQEDAEKLRSVVMPMEKEIAALKEKLAEAEEKIKAASEVKELNHYLEAEKSCRTDLEMYVAVLNTQKSVLQEDAEKLRKELHEVCHLLEQERQQHNQLKHTWQKANDQFLESQRLLMRDMQRMEIVLTSEQLRQVEELKKKDQEEDDQQRLSKRKEEKQKDSDDETKASCSLAPEETLTQLSNEEVHVNSTHGSVHSLDADLLLSSGESFNKPDTDMFKDGLRRAQSTDSLGTSGSLQSKALGYNNKAKSAGNLDESDFGPLVGADSVSENFDTASLGSLQMPSGFMLTKDQEKAIKAMTPEQEETASLLSSVTQGVESAYVSPSGYRLVSETEWNLLQKEVQNAGNKLGRRCDMCSNYEKQLQGIQIQEAETRDQVKKLQVMLRQANDQLEKTMKDKQELEDYMKQSAEDSSNQISLLMAKCQKSENFLSELQQAFLQAKRSVQEQMAVLTQSREQVSEELVRLQKDNESLQGKHSLHVSLQQAEDFILPEAAEELRELILKYREDIISVRTAADHLEEKLKAEILFLKEQIQAEQYLKENIEETLQLEIENCKEEIASISSLKAELERVKAEKEQLESSSQENLQQLESLQEAKNALEEQLKKETAAKANLEQLVFEEKNKAQRLQTELDVSEQVQRDFVKLSQTLQVQLERIRQADSLERIRAILNDTKLTDINQLPET; from the exons atGCTCTTCTACAACGGGTAGCAGAATTGGAAAAGGTCAATGCAGAATTTCTGCGTACAAAGCAGCAACTTGAGCAAGAATTTAATCAAAAGAGAGCAAAATTTAAGGAGTTATACCTGGCTAAGGAAG AGGACCTGAAAAGACAGAatgcagtgctgcaggcagcCCAGGATGACCTGGGCCAGCTGCGGACTCAGCTGATGGAGGCCCACGCTGAAATGGAGAACATCAAGGCCATAGCCACAGTGTCAGAGACCACCAAGCAGGAGGCCATCGATGAGGTCAAGAGACAGTGGCAAGAAGAAGTGGCTTCCCTGCAGGCCATCATGAAAG AGACTGTTCGTGACTATGAGCTGCAGTATCACCACAGGATGGAGCAAGAGCGAGCTCAGTGGAGCCAGTACCGAGAGAACATGGAGCGGGAAATTGCGGAGTTAAGGAGGCGACTCTCTGAAGGCCAGGAGGAAGAAAACCtagaaaatgaaatgaaaaag GCTCAGGAAGATGCCGAGAAGCTGCGCTCGGTTGTGATGCCCATGGAGAAAGAGATTGCAGCCCTAAAGGAGAAGCTGGcagaagctgaagaaaaaataaaagcagcatcaGAG GTTAAAGAACTGAACCATTATTTAGAAGCTGAGAAGTCGTGTAGGACAGACTTGGAGATGTACGTGGCTGTTCTCAACACACAAAAATCAGTCCTGCAAGAAGATGCAGAGAAGTTGAGGAAGGAGCTGCATGAAG TTTGCCATCTCCTAGAGcaagagaggcagcagcacaaccAGCTGAAGCACACATGGCAGAAAGCCAATGACCAGTTCCTGGAGTCCCAGAGGCTGCTGATGAGGGACATGCAGAGGATGGAAATTGTGCTCACCTCAGAGCAGCTCCGGCAGGTggaagagctgaaaaaaaaggaTCAG GAAGAAGATGATCAGCAAAGGCTTAgcaagagaaaggaagagaagcaAAAAGATTCAGATGATGAAACAAAGGCTTCATGTTCTCTGGCCCCTGAAGAAACCCTTACCCAGCTCTCTAATGAAGAG GTGCATGTGAATAGCACCCATGGCTCAGTCCATTCCCTGGATGCAGACTTGCTTCTTTCCTCTGGCGAATCCTTCAATAAACCAGACACTGATATGTTTAAAGATGGACTTAGGAGAGCACAGTCAACAGACAGTCTGGGCACATCTGGATCCTTACAGTCCAAAGCTTTAGGGTACAACAACAAAGCAAAATCTGCTGGGAACCTGGATGAGTCAGATTTCGGACCACTTGTTGGAGCAGATTCAGTGTCTGAGAACTTTGATACGGCTTCCCTTGGATCCCTGCAAATGCCAAGCGGGTTCATGTTGACCAAAGATCAGGAAAAAGCAATCAAAGCAATGACACCAGAGCAAGAAGAGACTgcttccctgctctccagcGTCACCCAGGGTGTGGAAAGTGCTTATGTGTCCCCCAGCGGGTACCGCCTGGTCAGCGAGACAGAGTGGAACCTGCTGCAGAAGGAG GTGCAGAATGCAGGGAACAAGCTGGGCAGGCGCTGTGACATGTGCTCCAATTATGAGAAGCAGTTGCAAGGGATCCAGATCCAGGAGGCTGAGACCAGAGACCAG GTGAAAAAGCTGCAGGTGATGCTGAGGCAAGCTAATGACCAGCTGGAAAAGACAATGAAAGATAAACAGGAATTGGAGGATTACATGAAACAAAGTGCTGAAGACTCCTCTAATCAG aTCTCCTTGCTCATGGCCAAGTGTCAGAAGTCAGAGAATTTCCTCAGTGAGCTGCAGCAGGCATTTCTGCAAGCCAAGAGAAGTGTCCAGGAGCAAATG GCTGTCCTGACACAGTCTAGGGAGCAGGTTTCAGAAGAGTTGGTGAGACTGCAAAAAGATAATGAAAGTCttcaaggaaaacacagcttGCATGTGTCCTTACAGCAGGCTGAAGATTTCATTCTACCAGAAGCAGCAGAG GAGCTCCGGGAGCTGATCCTCAAGTACCGGGAGGACATCATCAGTGTGAGGACAGCAGCAGATCACCTCgaggagaagctgaaggcagAGATCCTGTTCTTGAAAGAACAGATCCAAGCTGAacaatatttgaaagaaaatatagaaGAAACTCTACAGCTGGAAATAGAGAATTGCAAAGAGGAAATAG CTTCTATTTCCAGTTTAAAAGCTGAACTGGAAAgagtaaaagcagaaaaggaacaG TTGGAAAGTTCTTCACAGGaaaacctgcagcagctggagagtcTGCAGGAGGCAAAGAATGCTCTAGAAGAACAGCTGAAGAAGGAGACTGCAGCAAAG GCCAACCTTGAGCAGCTGGTGTTTGAAGAGAAGAACAAAGCCCAGCGGTTGCAGACTGAATTAGATGTCAGTGAGCAAGTGCAGAGAGACTTTGTAAAGCTTTCTCAGACACTTCAG